The Variovorax sp. J2L1-78 genome segment TGCCCGGCCGGTTGGTCATGATGTAGCCGTTGACCGACAGCAGGCCGAGGCAGCGTTCCGGCCACAGCGCGGCGAGGATGCAGGCGGTGCGCGCGCCCCAGTCGTAGCCGACCATCACCGCCCGGTCGATCTTCAGCGCGTCGAGCAATGCAATCTGGTCGAGCGCCACCGCGGCCTGCTGCGCCGAGCGTGGGTTGGCGCCGTCGAGGAAGCGGGTGCTGCCGTGGCCGCGCAGGTGCGGCACGATGACGCGGCAGCCCTGGGCCGCGAGCAGCGGTGCCACTTCGGCATAGCTGTGGATGTCGTACGGAAAGCCGTGCATCAGCAGCACCGGCACGCCGTCGGCCGGCCCCATCTCGACATAGCCGACGTCGAGTTCGCCCGCGCGGATCTGCCGCAAGGGGCCGAACGGCGGCAGCGCCGGGGGCGCGGCATTCGCCACGCCCATGAGCCCGAGCTCTGCAGCGGCGAGGCCGACGACGGCACCGCCCAGCAGCAGGCGTCGTTGAAGGTCGATGGAAGGGTGGGACATGCGTGCTCCTGTCTTTCTGGCGGTTGGTTGGAGCCGCCATTGGATGCACCGCATGTGTTCGCGATGTGTTCGGAAACCGGCTTCTTGTATGCCCGTGTATGTCGAACGCGCCAGATACACAGGCATACAAAGAGAAGCCGGCAGGTAATGTTCCGTGTCGGGGCGGTCGCCGGACACACTGCCATACACAGGCGCGGCGGCCACGCGATGCGGGGTCTATAAACGGCGCCATGCCCGATCCCGCCCTCGCCTCTTCGCCCCTGCCCACCGCCTCATGGCAACGGCTGCTGCCGCGCTCGCTGTTCGCGCGGGTCACGCTGATCATCGTGGTGGGCTTGGCCATCGCGCAGTTGCTGACCTTCGCGGCCGTGCGCTACGAACGCGGCATGGCCATGCGCGAGCTGATGATGATCGGCATCGAGCGCGACATCGCCAGCTCCATCGCCATCCTCGACCGCCTGCCGGCCGCGGAACGCGAAGGCTGGCTGGCGAGGCTGGAGCGGCGCAACTACCGCTTCGTGCTCAACGGCCAGGCCGTCGGCACGGCGCCCGACAGCGCCGCCTCGCAGGCGTTCGCGAAGGCGATCGTCGACGCGCTGCGGCCCTTCGAGACCGTCAAGGTCGGCCAGGTCGCGCAACCGCCCGAGGGCCTGCAGATCGAGGTGCGGCTTGGCGACGGCTCGACCGTGGTCGTGCTGGCCCGGCGTGCCGACATGCCGCTGTCGCCGTGGGTGCTGTGGCTGCTCGCGCTGCAGCTGCTGGTGCTGGCGCTGTGCGTCTGGCAGGCCGTGCGGCTGGTCACGCGGCCGCTCGCGCAGCTGGCGTCGGCCGCCGACGACCTGGGCCCCGACCTGAAGGCCCGCCACCTCGACGAACAGGGGCCGACCGAAGTCGCCCATGCGGCGCGCGCCTTCAACGCGATGCAGCAGCGCATCGCCGGCTACATGGCCGAGCGGGTCGAGATCCTCGCGGCGATTTCGCACGACCTGCAGACCCCCCTCACCCGGATGCGGCTGCGCACCGACCTGATGGACGAGGGGCCGGAGCAGCGCAAGTTCCGCCACGACCTGGATGCGATGAGCGTGCTGGTGAAAGAGGGCGTGACCTATGCGCGCACGCTGCACGGCACCACCGAGCCGGCGTCGCGCATCGATGCCGATGCGCTGCTCGGCAGCCTGGTCGCCGACTATGCGGACACCGGGCAGCCGGTGCGGCTCGAAGGCCAGCTCGGCGCACCCGTGGTGAGCCGGCCGAACGCGCTGCGGCGCATCGTGGCGAACCTGGTCGACAACGCGCTGAGTTTCGGCAGCCAGGTGCAGGTGCAGCTGCGCGCCGATGCGGCCGAGCGCTTCGTCGTCGCGGTGATCGACGACGGACCGGGCATCCCGCCCGATGAACTGGAGGCGGTGCTCAAGCCCTTCTACCGGGTCGAGGGCTCGCGCAACCGCAGCACCGGCGGCACCGGGCTGGGCCTGGCCATCGCGCATCAGCTCGCGGTCGCGATGGGCGGCCAGCTCGTGCTCCTGAACCGCGCGGAAGGCGGGCTCGAAGCCCGGCTCACGCTGCCCCGCCAATCCGCCTGAAACCCACCCCAGAGACCAGCGCCGGAGACTCCGACCATGCTCATCCTCGCCCTCGCCTACCTCGGTGGCGTGCTCACCATCCTGAGCCCGTGCATCCTGCCGGTGCTGCCCTTCGTCTTCGCACGGGCCGACCGCCCCTTCCGCGCGCATGGCCTGCCGATGCTGGCGGGCATGGCGTTGTCCTTCGCGGCCATCGCCACACTGGCGGCGGTCGGGGGCGGCTGGGTCGTCACGTTCAACGAGTACGGACGCACCGCCGCCATCGCCCTGCTCGCGCTGTTCGGGCTCACGCTGCTGTTCCCGGCGCTGGCCGACCGGCTGAGCCGGCCGCTGGTGGCCTGGGGCGAGCGCCTGGCGGCATCGCCATCGAACCCATCCGGCGCCTCGGCCTCCTGGCTGTCGCCGCTGCTGCTGGGCGTGGGCACCGGGCTGCTGTGGGCGCCCTGCGCCGGGCCGATCCTCGGGCTGATCCTGACCGGCGCCGCGCTGAACGGCGCGAGCGTCGGCACCTCGCTGCTGCTGCTCGCCTATACCGCCGGCGCCTGCACCTCGCTGGCCGCCGCCCTGCTGCTGGGCCGGCGCGTGTTCGAGCGCATGAAGGGCTCGCTGCGCACCGGCGAGCGGGTGCGGCAGGTCGCCGGGGCGGCCGTGCTGCTGGGTGTGGGCGCGATCGCGCTGGGACTGGACACGGGATGGTTGTCGCGTCTGTCGATCGGCACCACCGGCACGCTCGAACAGGCACTGGTCGACCGGCTCGCGCCGTCCCCGGCGCAGCCGACAAGCGCGGCGATCGAGCCCGACAGCCCGATGCAGAAGGTCGCGGCGCAGGTGCCCTCGCCCGCGCGCAGCCCGCGCGCCGACGGCCCGTTGTCGGCGCTGGCCGGCGCGACCGGCTGGATCAACTCGCCACCCCTCGGCGCCGACGCGTTGCGCGGCAAGGTGGTGCTGATCGACTTCTGGACCTACTCCTGCATCAACTGCCTGCGCACGCTGCCCTACCTGCGCGCCTGGGCCGAGAAGTACAAGGACGCCGGCCTCGTGGTGGTGGGCGTGCATTCGCCGGAGTTCGCCTTCGAGAAGCGCAGGACCAATGTCGAAAAGGCCGTCGGCGACCTGCACATCGGCTTCCCGGTGGCGCTCGACAGCGACTTCGCCGTCTGGCGCGCCTTCGGCAACCAGTCGTGGCCAGCGTTCTACTTCATCGATGCACAGGGGCGCGTCCGCCATCGGACGGCGGGGGAAGGCGACTACGACCAGATGGAGCGCGTGATCCAGCGCCTGCTGGCCGAGGCGGGACAGACCGCCGTGCCGTCCACACTCGCCGCGCCCGAGGGCGAAGGCACGCAGGCGGCACCGGGCGCGACACCGCCCCGCTCGGGCGAGACCTACCTCGGCTACGAACGCGCCAGCGGCTTTGCCGCGCCGGGCGGTATCGTGCCCGACCGCGTGACCTCCTATGCGCCCGCATCGCCGCTGCGCACGAACGAATGGGCCCTCGGTGGCGACTGGAAGGTGCAGAAGGAAGCGGCGGTGCTCGCCCGCCCGCTGGGGCGCATCGCCTACCGCTTCCAGGCACGCGACCTGCACCTGGTGCTGGGCCCGGCGGACGACGGCCAGCCCGTGCGCTTTCGCGTGCGGATCGATGGCCAGCCACCGGGCACCGACCACGGCGCCGACACCGACGCCCAGGGCAATGGCACCATCGATGCGCAGAAGCTCTACCAGCTGGTGCGCCAGCGCGAGAACGGCAAGCCGCGCCTGTTCGAGATCGAGTTCCTCGACGCCGGCGCGCAGGCCTACGCCTTCACCTTCGGCTGACCGCGCGCGGCGGTGGAAAAGCGCTTGCGGTAGTCGCGCGGCGCCACCCCGAGGTGGCGCTGGAAGGTCACGCGCATGCGCTCCTCGTCGCCGAAGCCACACAGCCCGGCGATCTGGTCCACGTTGCGCGCGGAGTCTTCCAGCAGGCGGCGCGCCGCCTCGAGCCGGAACACCTCCACCGCCTTGGCGGGCGTGCGGCCGGTCTTCTCCTTGTAGACCCGGGCGAAGTTGCGCGGGCTCATGCGCGCCTTCTCGGCGAGGAACTCGACCGTGAGGTTCGGGCGCTCGAGGTTGCCCGCGATCCACAGGTTGAGTTCGTCGAAGGTGTCGGCATCGTCGGCCTGCGCCTGCAGCAGTTCGCTGAACTGCGACTGTCCGCCCGGCCGCTTGAGGAAGACGACGAGTTCGCGCGCGACCTCCATCGCGATGTCGTGCCCGCAGTCGGCCTCCACCAGCGCCAGCGCGAGATCGATGCCCGCGGTGACGCCGGCCGAGGTCCACACCGCGCCCTGCTGCACGAAGATGGCGTCGCGGTCGATCTGCACCGCGGGGAAGCGCTGGCCCATCATGTCGAACATGAGCCAGTGCGTGGTGGCGCGCTTGTGGTCGAGCAGGCCGGCCGCCGCCAGCAGGAAGGCGCCGCTGCACACCGACGCCGTGCGGCGGGTGCGGCCCGAGGCGCGCCGCAGCCAGGCCACCAGCGACGCGGAACGATCGAGCACCGCGTCCATCTGCGGCGAGCCCGGCACGATGAGCGTGTCGACCGACGACGGACGGAAGTCGCGCAACGGCGCCGTCATCAACTCGAGCCCTTCGGCGCTGCGCATCAGGCCGCCTTCCAGGCTGGCGGTGATGCGCTCGTAGCCCGGCAGGCCGCGCGCCTCCATCGCCTTGGTGGCGGCCCAGAACACGGTCTGCGCGCCGGTGAGGTCGAGCAGACCCACGTCGGGAAAGGCGACGAAGAGAACGCGTCGGGCGCCTCGGCGCCTTGGCAGTAATTCAGGGGTATCAGTCATTTCAGCCTTTGCCTTCCGATCCTACGATGGACGCATCCAACCCGCAAACATCGAAAGGCACACCATGAAGATCGTCGTCATCGGAGGCACCGGCCTCATCGGCAGCAAGCTGGTCAAGCAGCTGATCGCGCGCGGCCACGAGGCCGTCGCCGCGTCGCCCAACACGGGTGTCAACACCCTCACCGGCGAAGGCCTGGCCGATGCGCTCCAGGGCGCAGAGGTGGTGGTCGACGTCGCCAACTCGCCCTCCTTCGAGGACAAG includes the following:
- a CDS encoding alpha/beta fold hydrolase, giving the protein MSHPSIDLQRRLLLGGAVVGLAAAELGLMGVANAAPPALPPFGPLRQIRAGELDVGYVEMGPADGVPVLLMHGFPYDIHSYAEVAPLLAAQGCRVIVPHLRGHGSTRFLDGANPRSAQQAAVALDQIALLDALKIDRAVMVGYDWGARTACILAALWPERCLGLLSVNGYIMTNRPGNQLPLPAKAEHGWWYQYYFALERGRLGLEANRRDIARILWTTNSPKWAFDDATFARTAASFDNPDYVAIVIHNYRWRLGLADGFPAYEALEKKLAAFPTIGVPTLTMDGDSDGVVPATDGSAYAAKFTGPRTHRVVKAGHNVPQEAPQVFADAVMTLVRTRA
- a CDS encoding cytochrome c biogenesis protein DipZ, whose protein sequence is MLILALAYLGGVLTILSPCILPVLPFVFARADRPFRAHGLPMLAGMALSFAAIATLAAVGGGWVVTFNEYGRTAAIALLALFGLTLLFPALADRLSRPLVAWGERLAASPSNPSGASASWLSPLLLGVGTGLLWAPCAGPILGLILTGAALNGASVGTSLLLLAYTAGACTSLAAALLLGRRVFERMKGSLRTGERVRQVAGAAVLLGVGAIALGLDTGWLSRLSIGTTGTLEQALVDRLAPSPAQPTSAAIEPDSPMQKVAAQVPSPARSPRADGPLSALAGATGWINSPPLGADALRGKVVLIDFWTYSCINCLRTLPYLRAWAEKYKDAGLVVVGVHSPEFAFEKRRTNVEKAVGDLHIGFPVALDSDFAVWRAFGNQSWPAFYFIDAQGRVRHRTAGEGDYDQMERVIQRLLAEAGQTAVPSTLAAPEGEGTQAAPGATPPRSGETYLGYERASGFAAPGGIVPDRVTSYAPASPLRTNEWALGGDWKVQKEAAVLARPLGRIAYRFQARDLHLVLGPADDGQPVRFRVRIDGQPPGTDHGADTDAQGNGTIDAQKLYQLVRQRENGKPRLFEIEFLDAGAQAYAFTFG
- a CDS encoding ATP-binding protein, producing MPDPALASSPLPTASWQRLLPRSLFARVTLIIVVGLAIAQLLTFAAVRYERGMAMRELMMIGIERDIASSIAILDRLPAAEREGWLARLERRNYRFVLNGQAVGTAPDSAASQAFAKAIVDALRPFETVKVGQVAQPPEGLQIEVRLGDGSTVVVLARRADMPLSPWVLWLLALQLLVLALCVWQAVRLVTRPLAQLASAADDLGPDLKARHLDEQGPTEVAHAARAFNAMQQRIAGYMAERVEILAAISHDLQTPLTRMRLRTDLMDEGPEQRKFRHDLDAMSVLVKEGVTYARTLHGTTEPASRIDADALLGSLVADYADTGQPVRLEGQLGAPVVSRPNALRRIVANLVDNALSFGSQVQVQLRADAAERFVVAVIDDGPGIPPDELEAVLKPFYRVEGSRNRSTGGTGLGLAIAHQLAVAMGGQLVLLNRAEGGLEARLTLPRQSA
- a CDS encoding GlxA family transcriptional regulator; translated protein: MTDTPELLPRRRGARRVLFVAFPDVGLLDLTGAQTVFWAATKAMEARGLPGYERITASLEGGLMRSAEGLELMTAPLRDFRPSSVDTLIVPGSPQMDAVLDRSASLVAWLRRASGRTRRTASVCSGAFLLAAAGLLDHKRATTHWLMFDMMGQRFPAVQIDRDAIFVQQGAVWTSAGVTAGIDLALALVEADCGHDIAMEVARELVVFLKRPGGQSQFSELLQAQADDADTFDELNLWIAGNLERPNLTVEFLAEKARMSPRNFARVYKEKTGRTPAKAVEVFRLEAARRLLEDSARNVDQIAGLCGFGDEERMRVTFQRHLGVAPRDYRKRFSTAARGQPKVKA